From Deltaproteobacteria bacterium, the proteins below share one genomic window:
- a CDS encoding zinc ribbon domain-containing protein, which produces MPIYEYQALRPEKGCPRCRTPFEVLQGIGEKPLATCPQCGAKLKKIISWCRAAIIERSDEDIRVEKTIKEYESSGMWSHAAELADKHSEKTKDKDLKMRALDNYEKAGYDPASLAKHAEPEND; this is translated from the coding sequence ATGCCCATTTACGAGTACCAGGCCCTGCGCCCGGAAAAAGGTTGTCCGCGGTGCCGAACCCCTTTTGAAGTCCTGCAGGGTATCGGGGAAAAACCTCTCGCCACCTGTCCACAATGCGGTGCAAAGTTGAAAAAAATCATCTCCTGGTGCAGAGCCGCGATCATCGAGAGATCAGACGAAGATATCAGGGTGGAAAAGACCATCAAGGAATACGAGTCTTCGGGCATGTGGAGCCATGCCGCTGAACTTGCGGACAAACATTCGGAAAAGACCAAGGATAAGGATCTTAAAATGAGGGCCCTCGATAATTACGAGAAGGCGGGATATGACCCCGCCTCTCTAGCCAAGCACGCGGAGCCGGAAAACGATTGA
- a CDS encoding insulinase family protein — MMYRKTVLDNGIRILSEQMENYRSVSLGIWVDVGSRDESEEESGVSHFIEHMLFKGTRNRSALDIAKELDAIGGMSNAFTGKEYTCFHAKVLDRHFPILVDILSDILLHSVLDPHDIEKERHVILQEISMVEDTPDDYIHVLFTRNFWMNHPLGRSVLGSTKTVSSMGRECILRFMDRFYRPERILVTAAGNIEHDTLVSAFRPLLESLEEGGDPSSRSKPRITGGVSCLTKDLEQVHVCIGGKAPDLASERRYAGALLNTILGGNMSSRLFQEIREKRGLAYSVYSFLSPYIDTGLLGIYVATDPASLNEVLALVHGEVKKILDGDITPEDLGSAREHLVGGILLGAENTDTRMMRLAKNEFVFGRFVDYDEVLSDLERVTVEEVVSVAREAFGDEGVSLTTLGPLREEDVDLNYLKFSG; from the coding sequence ATGATGTATCGTAAAACGGTTTTGGACAACGGGATCCGGATCCTTTCCGAGCAGATGGAAAACTACCGATCCGTTTCCCTGGGAATCTGGGTGGACGTGGGTTCCCGGGACGAATCGGAAGAGGAAAGCGGCGTTTCCCATTTCATCGAACACATGCTCTTCAAAGGGACGAGGAATCGTTCCGCCCTGGACATCGCCAAGGAACTGGACGCGATCGGGGGGATGTCCAATGCTTTCACCGGGAAGGAGTACACCTGTTTCCACGCCAAAGTTCTGGACAGGCACTTTCCCATCTTGGTGGACATCCTCTCCGATATTCTCCTTCACTCCGTGCTCGATCCCCACGATATCGAAAAAGAAAGACATGTCATCCTCCAGGAGATCAGCATGGTGGAAGACACTCCAGATGATTACATCCACGTCCTTTTCACCCGCAATTTCTGGATGAATCACCCGCTGGGAAGATCCGTGCTGGGGAGCACGAAAACCGTCTCCAGTATGGGGAGGGAGTGTATCCTGCGGTTCATGGATCGGTTCTACAGACCGGAGAGGATCCTGGTCACGGCGGCGGGAAACATTGAACATGATACCCTGGTCAGCGCATTCAGGCCTTTGCTGGAATCCCTTGAAGAGGGCGGGGATCCTTCTTCCAGAAGCAAGCCCCGGATCACCGGGGGCGTTTCATGTCTTACCAAGGATCTGGAGCAGGTCCATGTGTGCATCGGGGGAAAGGCCCCTGATCTTGCGAGCGAACGCCGGTATGCCGGTGCTCTCCTGAACACCATCCTCGGGGGGAACATGAGCTCCAGGCTTTTTCAGGAGATAAGGGAGAAGCGGGGCCTGGCCTATTCTGTCTATTCTTTTCTTTCTCCTTACATCGACACGGGCCTCCTTGGCATATACGTCGCAACAGACCCCGCTTCACTGAACGAGGTCCTTGCCCTTGTGCACGGGGAGGTGAAAAAGATTCTGGACGGAGATATCACCCCGGAGGATCTGGGTTCGGCGAGAGAGCATCTTGTCGGGGGGATCCTCCTTGGAGCTGAGAACACCGATACCCGGATGATGCGCCTTGCCAAGAACGAGTTCGTATTCGGCCGGTTCGTTGATTATGATGAGGTTCTTTCAGACCTGGAGAGGGTCACGGTGGAAGAGGTGGTGAGCGTTGCGCGGGAAGCCTTTGGGGATGAGGGGGTTTCGTTGACCACCCTGGGGCCTTTGCGCGAGGAAGATGTTGACCTGAATTATCTTAAGTTTTCCGGGTAG
- a CDS encoding septum formation initiator family protein, whose translation MEIKRIRLIKVLFFLLILTLIAAWLSFGEGGFVRLYRMEKEREAYVQRLRKLEEENRRLLEEIDRMRNDKEYVESVARRELNLVKDDEILYRFTKE comes from the coding sequence ATGGAGATTAAGAGGATCCGACTCATAAAAGTTTTGTTCTTTCTTCTTATCCTGACCCTGATTGCGGCATGGCTCAGCTTTGGAGAAGGGGGGTTCGTACGCCTGTACAGGATGGAAAAGGAAAGGGAGGCTTACGTTCAAAGGCTCCGTAAACTTGAGGAGGAAAACCGTCGGCTCCTGGAAGAGATCGACCGGATGCGGAACGACAAGGAATATGTCGAGTCAGTCGCCAGGAGGGAGCTGAACCTCGTTAAAGATGATGAAATCCTTTACCGATTCACCAAAGAATGA
- the clpP gene encoding ATP-dependent Clp endopeptidase proteolytic subunit ClpP → MLIPIVIEQSSRGERAYDIYSRLLKDRIIFLGEQVHDNMANTVIAQMLFLESEDPDKDINLYINTPGGSVTAGLAIYDTMQYIKPDVATICMGQASSMGALLLAAGAKGKRYALPNSRILIHQPLGGFQGQATDIDIQAREILKIKAIIHQTLAKHTGQSVEKIAQDTERDFFMNSEEALRYGIIDKVITEREVRDTKR, encoded by the coding sequence ATGTTGATTCCAATCGTGATTGAACAATCGAGCCGCGGCGAACGCGCCTATGATATCTACTCCAGGCTTTTGAAGGACAGAATCATTTTCTTGGGTGAACAGGTCCATGACAACATGGCCAACACCGTCATCGCCCAAATGCTTTTCCTTGAATCCGAAGATCCGGATAAGGATATCAATCTTTATATAAATACGCCGGGGGGATCCGTAACCGCAGGACTGGCGATCTACGATACGATGCAGTATATAAAACCTGACGTCGCCACGATCTGCATGGGCCAGGCCTCCAGCATGGGCGCCCTTCTCCTGGCCGCCGGAGCCAAGGGGAAACGTTACGCCCTGCCGAACTCACGGATCCTGATACATCAACCCCTTGGTGGCTTCCAGGGACAGGCCACGGATATCGACATCCAGGCCAGGGAGATATTGAAGATCAAAGCCATCATTCATCAGACCCTGGCCAAGCATACGGGTCAAAGCGTTGAAAAAATCGCTCAGGATACTGAGCGGGACTTCTTTATGAACAGTGAAGAGGCCTTGCGTTACGGAATCATAGACAAGGTCATCACGGAACGAGAGGTCCGAGACACCAAAAGGTAG
- a CDS encoding tetratricopeptide repeat protein, with protein sequence MSIPEDFYDEILRQGPSTETRFILLSRLKEEGRIEKVIRECRRALDISPRDIGIRSLLAECLLESGQPEEAEEELNQIYSQFRGLTRNFKDMAGVLKERGKPEAAEKAIHLYLAFHRDDPEAEKIIDELMPPGKPEPDVHPPTLDEDALPESSPLEDEEEVDLPEISTPTLAEVYFQQGQVQEAVRTYEKVVAQNPLDERSRARLEELRSLLEPSPEEKREEEKSEEKDRERLITILDTWRTNIRGISSRRHSTLDP encoded by the coding sequence ATGAGCATCCCGGAAGATTTCTATGATGAAATCCTGCGCCAGGGGCCTTCCACCGAGACACGATTTATCCTTCTCTCGCGGTTAAAGGAAGAAGGACGGATTGAAAAAGTCATCCGGGAGTGTCGGCGCGCCCTGGATATTTCTCCCCGTGATATCGGGATCCGGAGCCTTCTGGCCGAATGCTTACTGGAATCCGGGCAGCCGGAGGAAGCGGAAGAGGAACTCAACCAAATCTATTCGCAATTCAGGGGCCTCACACGAAACTTCAAAGACATGGCCGGGGTGCTCAAGGAAAGGGGTAAGCCCGAGGCCGCCGAAAAGGCCATCCATCTTTACTTGGCCTTTCATAGGGATGATCCCGAGGCCGAAAAGATCATTGATGAACTCATGCCCCCTGGAAAGCCCGAACCAGATGTGCATCCTCCCACCCTTGACGAAGACGCCCTTCCCGAGTCCAGCCCCCTGGAGGATGAAGAAGAGGTGGACTTGCCCGAGATTTCCACTCCCACCCTGGCGGAAGTCTACTTCCAACAGGGACAGGTCCAAGAAGCCGTCCGGACTTACGAAAAAGTGGTTGCACAAAACCCCCTGGATGAACGCTCCAGGGCGCGTCTCGAAGAACTAAGGAGCCTGCTCGAACCTTCTCCTGAAGAAAAGAGAGAAGAAGAGAAGTCGGAGGAAAAAGACCGGGAAAGGCTGATCACAATACTGGATACCTGGCGGACGAATATCCGGGGGATCTCTTCCCGCCGACATTCGACCCTGGACCCTTGA
- a CDS encoding biopolymer transporter ExbD, producing the protein MKFRKSKDEEINLGIAPLVDIVFLLLIFFMVTSHFDVASGIRIRLPKITQKVYHQEKKNITLIIAESGEAYLEGEKIDLEALGKKVEEIIKTRGVSNLILQADINVRHGTVVKAMDVAKSAGIRSIIIAAHWKAGKILSQPETVNTLNHGD; encoded by the coding sequence ATGAAATTCAGGAAATCCAAAGATGAAGAGATCAATCTCGGTATCGCACCTCTTGTGGATATCGTCTTTCTCCTGCTTATATTTTTCATGGTTACTTCCCATTTCGACGTCGCATCGGGAATTCGAATTCGACTGCCCAAAATAACCCAAAAGGTGTACCATCAGGAGAAAAAAAATATTACCCTGATCATAGCAGAATCCGGAGAGGCATATCTTGAGGGTGAAAAGATCGATCTTGAGGCCCTGGGGAAAAAGGTGGAGGAAATCATAAAAACTCGGGGAGTGAGCAACCTGATCCTCCAGGCCGATATCAACGTGAGACACGGAACGGTAGTAAAGGCCATGGATGTGGCCAAGTCTGCCGGAATCCGGTCCATCATAATTGCAGCCCATTGGAAGGCCGGCAAGATTCTATCCCAGCCCGAGACGGTGAATACGCTCAACCATGGAGATTAA
- the dut gene encoding dUTP diphosphatase: protein MERLTIKVKRVNDNSDLPLPSYETEGASGMDLRAAVKEKTILDPGQIKLIPTGLAVSIPRGYEAQIRPRSGLALKHGIGMVNSPGTIDSDYRGEIGIVMINWGKEPFEIRRGDRIAQMCITRVFRAGIEEVDELDPTGRGEGGFGHSGVK from the coding sequence TTGGAACGGCTGACGATCAAGGTGAAGCGGGTCAATGATAACAGCGACCTCCCCCTTCCTTCCTATGAGACGGAAGGGGCATCCGGAATGGATTTGAGGGCTGCCGTAAAGGAGAAAACGATCCTGGATCCAGGGCAAATCAAGCTGATTCCCACCGGTCTGGCGGTCTCCATCCCCCGTGGATACGAGGCCCAGATCCGTCCCCGCAGCGGGCTCGCCCTCAAACATGGCATTGGAATGGTGAATTCCCCTGGTACCATTGATTCAGATTACAGGGGAGAGATCGGGATCGTCATGATCAACTGGGGGAAAGAGCCCTTTGAAATCCGCCGGGGAGACCGTATAGCGCAGATGTGCATAACCCGTGTTTTCAGGGCAGGGATAGAAGAGGTCGATGAACTTGACCCCACCGGTCGCGGGGAAGGTGGATTCGGGCACAGCGGCGTGAAGTGA
- the tig gene encoding trigger factor, giving the protein MKATVEDITGVKKRLIVEIDSSEIDQRINEAYRTLAKRAKIPGFRPGKAPRKILESYYGPQLLEDLARDLVTETLPAAVQETETFPLSYPVIEKGNLKAGCEFRYTAVMEVKPQFELKDYMGLEVEKEIPRVTDEEVSKYLEEIRTAHGNLMPVEEDRGIREGDFAVIDYKAFEGGAPLEDVKAENFPLEVGSHKFHPDFERQLLGLKKGEEARFTVSFEEDFFHQKLAGKTVEFQVRVADIKLVELPDLNDEFAKNLGSEFQSLDDLREKIREDLEAREKKRVEQELKTRLLGKISATVDFELPESLVESELNRAVENVRQNLIRSGSDLEKAGISVQKMRDDLRPASEQRVKNMLILGEIARQNDITIGEEELNEGFRDLAVNLGQDPQVVRRYYEANQAVESFRERLLEEKTLNYLVSGAKIIEVEAEKLKSSEPEEVQMGVK; this is encoded by the coding sequence ATGAAAGCAACCGTAGAGGATATTACCGGCGTAAAGAAGAGGTTGATCGTTGAAATCGACTCCAGTGAGATCGATCAAAGGATCAATGAGGCATACAGGACCCTTGCCAAAAGGGCAAAGATTCCAGGTTTCAGACCTGGAAAGGCCCCAAGAAAGATCCTGGAGAGCTATTACGGGCCCCAATTGCTGGAAGACCTGGCAAGGGATCTGGTGACCGAGACCCTGCCTGCGGCCGTCCAGGAAACCGAAACTTTCCCGCTGAGCTATCCGGTCATTGAAAAGGGAAACCTCAAGGCAGGCTGTGAATTCAGGTATACTGCCGTAATGGAGGTAAAACCTCAGTTCGAACTCAAGGACTACATGGGGCTTGAGGTGGAAAAAGAGATCCCCCGGGTGACCGACGAGGAGGTATCCAAATATCTTGAAGAGATCCGGACCGCCCATGGGAACCTGATGCCAGTGGAGGAGGATCGAGGAATCCGCGAAGGGGATTTCGCCGTAATCGATTACAAGGCATTTGAGGGCGGGGCACCCCTGGAAGATGTAAAGGCAGAGAATTTTCCCCTGGAGGTCGGGAGTCATAAATTTCACCCGGATTTTGAGAGGCAGCTCCTGGGTCTTAAAAAGGGCGAGGAGGCCCGGTTCACGGTTTCATTCGAAGAGGATTTTTTCCACCAGAAATTGGCGGGAAAAACGGTTGAGTTCCAGGTCCGGGTGGCCGATATCAAATTAGTAGAGCTGCCGGATTTGAATGATGAGTTTGCTAAAAATCTGGGCTCCGAATTCCAAAGCCTCGATGACCTCCGGGAGAAAATCAGGGAAGACCTTGAGGCAAGGGAGAAAAAGCGGGTTGAACAGGAGCTGAAGACCAGGCTTCTGGGCAAGATTTCAGCTACCGTGGATTTTGAGCTCCCGGAGAGCCTGGTTGAATCGGAACTCAACCGGGCTGTTGAAAATGTCAGGCAAAACCTGATTCGGTCGGGATCCGACCTGGAAAAGGCGGGTATCAGCGTCCAAAAAATGCGGGATGATTTAAGGCCTGCCTCTGAACAGCGGGTCAAAAACATGTTGATCCTGGGTGAAATTGCCAGGCAGAACGATATTACCATCGGGGAGGAGGAACTCAATGAAGGCTTTCGGGATCTTGCCGTGAACCTCGGCCAGGATCCCCAGGTCGTGCGTAGGTACTATGAAGCGAATCAGGCCGTGGAGTCTTTCAGGGAGAGGCTTCTGGAGGAAAAGACCTTGAATTACCTGGTCAGCGGTGCTAAGATTATTGAGGTTGAAGCGGAAAAATTAAAGTCAAGCGAGCCAGAAGAGGTTCAGATGGGAGTGAAATAA
- the clpX gene encoding ATP-dependent Clp protease ATP-binding subunit ClpX, whose translation MPRKDDSNGDLLCSFCGKSQDEVKKLIAGPSVYICDECIQLCNEIIAEEYGEEPQGEFDGQLIKPKEIKEILDQYVIEQERPKKILSVAVHNHYKRIGTKVDMEGVEIQKSNILLIGPTGSGKTLLAQTLARILKVPFTIADATTLTEAGYVGEDVENIILNLVQMADYDVEAASKGIVYIDEIDKIARKSDSPSITRDVSGEGVQQALLKIIEGTMASIPPKGGRKHPQQDFVKVNTNNILFICGGTFNGLDRIIRSRIGSKSMGFEADIQLKQKDNDTDEIMSMVQPEDLVKFGLIPEFIGRIPIVASLNHLSLDALVRILTEPKNALVKQYKKLFELEGVELKFTDEALLAVAKAAIERKSGARGLRAILESIMLDIMYEIPNLEGVRECIIGEEVITRGESPLLLYENQAGYA comes from the coding sequence ATGCCCAGGAAAGACGATTCGAATGGTGATCTCCTGTGCTCCTTTTGTGGAAAAAGCCAGGACGAAGTGAAAAAACTCATCGCCGGACCTTCGGTTTATATCTGCGACGAGTGCATCCAGCTTTGCAATGAAATCATTGCTGAGGAGTACGGCGAAGAACCACAGGGCGAGTTCGACGGACAACTCATCAAACCGAAAGAGATAAAGGAAATCCTGGACCAGTATGTCATCGAGCAGGAACGACCCAAGAAAATCCTCTCCGTGGCGGTGCACAACCATTACAAGCGGATCGGCACCAAGGTGGACATGGAAGGTGTAGAGATCCAAAAGAGCAATATTCTCCTCATCGGTCCGACTGGTTCAGGAAAGACACTTCTGGCCCAGACCCTCGCAAGGATCCTGAAGGTGCCTTTTACCATCGCCGATGCAACCACCCTTACGGAGGCCGGTTACGTGGGAGAGGATGTTGAGAACATCATCCTGAACCTCGTCCAGATGGCCGACTACGATGTCGAAGCGGCCAGCAAGGGTATCGTGTATATCGATGAGATCGACAAGATAGCCCGGAAATCCGACAGCCCTTCCATTACCAGAGACGTATCAGGTGAAGGCGTTCAGCAGGCCCTTCTCAAGATCATAGAGGGCACCATGGCGAGCATTCCTCCCAAGGGCGGTCGGAAGCACCCCCAGCAGGATTTCGTAAAGGTAAACACCAACAATATCCTCTTTATCTGCGGGGGGACTTTCAACGGTCTCGACAGGATCATTCGAAGCCGAATCGGAAGCAAATCCATGGGATTCGAGGCCGATATCCAGTTAAAACAGAAGGACAACGACACGGACGAGATCATGTCGATGGTCCAACCCGAAGACCTGGTCAAATTCGGGTTGATCCCGGAATTCATAGGGAGAATTCCCATTGTGGCCTCCCTTAATCACCTCAGCCTGGATGCCCTTGTGAGGATCCTGACTGAACCCAAGAACGCCCTGGTCAAGCAGTACAAGAAGCTGTTCGAACTTGAGGGTGTTGAACTGAAATTCACCGACGAGGCCCTCCTGGCGGTTGCCAAGGCCGCCATTGAACGGAAGTCAGGGGCCCGGGGACTCAGGGCCATCCTGGAGTCCATCATGCTGGACATCATGTATGAAATCCCCAACCTGGAAGGTGTCCGGGAATGCATCATCGGGGAAGAAGTCATCACCAGGGGTGAGTCTCCCCTCCTACTTTATGAAAACCAGGCAGGGTATGCGTAG
- a CDS encoding inositol monophosphatase, producing METEGHDIEELTGFALDVVQGAGEEVLGYSGRGTPRIKFDESLVTEAELQLREFFLDQLHSRFPEHQVFQNSQTDNGYTHEKKRFMWVFDPLDGVANFQAGIPIWGISVALLDNYWPIFGVFYMPATGDMFHARAGEKAFWKDREIHVSPQEEINDESLLLTYSRFHQHFKVNFPGKIRDFGCTGAHLCYVAMGRAEAALISKESFQDLAAVRVIVEAAGGKLYRMDGSEFFLNEYMDGQRIDEALLVTSPDAFAQVRGYLAESY from the coding sequence GTGGAAACAGAAGGCCATGATATCGAGGAGTTGACCGGCTTCGCATTGGACGTGGTTCAGGGGGCGGGAGAGGAGGTCCTGGGTTATTCGGGACGGGGAACCCCCCGTATAAAATTCGACGAATCCCTTGTAACAGAGGCCGAACTCCAACTGCGGGAGTTCTTTCTGGACCAACTCCACAGCCGTTTTCCCGAACACCAGGTATTTCAAAACAGCCAGACGGACAACGGCTATACCCATGAAAAGAAGCGGTTCATGTGGGTATTCGATCCCCTTGACGGGGTCGCTAATTTCCAGGCTGGCATCCCCATTTGGGGGATTTCAGTGGCCCTCCTTGACAACTACTGGCCCATATTCGGGGTGTTCTACATGCCGGCGACAGGAGATATGTTTCATGCCCGTGCCGGTGAGAAGGCCTTTTGGAAAGATCGGGAGATACACGTCTCTCCACAGGAGGAGATCAACGATGAAAGTCTTCTCCTCACCTATTCGCGTTTTCACCAGCATTTCAAGGTTAACTTTCCGGGGAAAATCCGGGATTTCGGATGCACGGGGGCCCACCTGTGCTACGTCGCCATGGGCCGGGCCGAGGCGGCGCTTATCTCAAAGGAATCCTTCCAGGATCTGGCCGCCGTCAGGGTGATCGTTGAGGCGGCGGGAGGGAAACTCTATCGAATGGATGGGAGCGAATTTTTCCTAAACGAATACATGGACGGCCAGAGAATCGACGAAGCCTTATTGGTGACCTCTCCGGACGCATTCGCCCAGGTGCGGGGATACCTTGCGGAGTCTTATTGA
- a CDS encoding MBL fold metallo-hydrolase: MRFSVLASGSGGNACYVETPSTGVVIDAGLSSRELIRRLRIIGVDPSRVNALVITHEHLDHIKGAGPLARRLDIPVFINGATLKRGWRALGNLSRPIPLHTGQAITIGDLILETFTKCHDAADPMGVVISANGNRLGLVTDLGRSSPVVEDRIRGCRGLILEFNHDEKMLEQGPYPLALKRRIKGPDGHLSNRQAGRLLKSVAHEKLAWVVLAHLSEANNLPDKALKEAEKALNESGRGETKILVSTQDEPLPLVDC; the protein is encoded by the coding sequence ATGCGGTTTTCGGTTCTCGCCTCAGGGAGCGGTGGAAATGCATGCTATGTGGAGACCCCTTCCACTGGTGTTGTCATTGATGCAGGATTGAGCAGCCGGGAATTGATTCGGAGGCTGAGAATCATCGGGGTGGATCCTTCACGGGTCAATGCCCTTGTCATCACCCATGAGCACCTGGACCATATCAAGGGGGCCGGCCCTCTGGCGCGGCGCCTCGACATCCCCGTATTCATAAACGGAGCGACCCTTAAGAGGGGCTGGCGTGCCCTGGGAAACCTGTCCCGTCCGATTCCCCTCCATACAGGCCAGGCAATCACCATCGGGGATCTTATCCTGGAGACCTTCACCAAATGCCACGATGCGGCTGATCCGATGGGTGTGGTGATATCCGCGAACGGGAACAGACTGGGACTCGTAACCGACCTGGGGCGCAGCTCGCCCGTTGTGGAGGATCGTATTCGGGGATGCCGGGGCCTGATCCTTGAGTTCAATCACGATGAAAAAATGCTTGAACAGGGTCCTTATCCCCTGGCCCTGAAACGGCGCATCAAAGGCCCTGACGGCCACCTGTCCAACCGCCAGGCCGGCCGGCTCCTGAAATCCGTCGCCCATGAGAAACTTGCCTGGGTGGTTTTGGCCCATTTGAGTGAGGCCAACAATCTCCCTGACAAGGCCTTGAAGGAGGCTGAAAAGGCCCTGAATGAATCAGGGCGGGGTGAAACAAAGATCCTGGTCAGCACCCAGGACGAGCCCCTCCCCCTCGTGGATTGTTGA
- a CDS encoding tRNA (cytidine(34)-2'-O)-methyltransferase produces MSRLWGHEALLIRSNPVKPISPGISGGPSKRNVHKVIKDPALHVILYQPEIPANTGNIARLCAAAEVRLHLVFPLGFKVDDRHLKRAGLDYWSEVDIRYHDSFKSFLGEWERNEGRSLFAFSRHASVPYTEARVGHGDGLLFGKETRGLPPEILENYPAYRIPIWGRVRSLNLSTSVGIVVYHCLHRMGRF; encoded by the coding sequence ATGTCCCGATTGTGGGGCCATGAGGCCCTTTTGATCCGATCCAATCCTGTGAAACCTATCTCCCCTGGTATCTCCGGAGGCCCATCGAAACGAAACGTGCACAAGGTCATCAAGGATCCCGCCCTCCACGTGATCCTGTACCAGCCCGAGATCCCCGCCAATACCGGGAACATCGCCCGCCTTTGCGCTGCAGCCGAGGTGCGTCTCCACCTCGTTTTTCCCCTTGGGTTCAAGGTGGACGATCGTCACCTGAAGAGGGCGGGATTGGATTATTGGTCGGAGGTGGATATCCGATATCATGATTCCTTCAAGTCTTTCCTCGGGGAATGGGAGAGGAATGAAGGTCGCAGCTTGTTCGCTTTCAGCAGACATGCCTCGGTCCCTTATACGGAGGCCCGGGTGGGTCATGGAGACGGGTTGCTGTTCGGTAAAGAGACCCGGGGACTGCCGCCTGAGATCCTGGAGAACTATCCGGCCTATCGGATCCCCATCTGGGGGAGGGTGCGAAGCCTGAATCTTTCAACCTCGGTCGGCATCGTGGTGTACCATTGCCTTCACCGGATGGGACGATTCTAG
- a CDS encoding MotA/TolQ/ExbB proton channel family protein gives MIELILKGGIFIYPIIACSIITLAVFLERLWILRRNRIIPADFVNKVEDLLKKKRISEALSLCQGDPSSIARVFFAGLKNAGRGLWLVKEAIEDRGGREAVILGKHVNILSTIAHLAPLLGLLGTVSGMIKIFNVISVQGVGNPAPLAGGIAEALITTASGLCVAIPALVCYRVLKDKADSLIFDMEESSIRIVEIMEQYGHKSKG, from the coding sequence GTGATCGAACTCATATTGAAAGGGGGAATCTTTATCTACCCCATCATTGCCTGTTCCATCATTACCCTCGCCGTCTTTCTCGAGCGGTTGTGGATTCTCAGGAGAAACAGGATCATTCCTGCAGATTTTGTCAATAAGGTTGAGGATCTGTTGAAGAAAAAAAGGATCTCCGAGGCCCTTTCACTTTGCCAGGGCGATCCTTCCTCGATCGCCCGGGTCTTTTTCGCAGGGCTGAAAAATGCCGGCCGGGGCCTGTGGTTGGTCAAGGAGGCCATTGAAGACAGGGGGGGAAGGGAGGCTGTGATATTGGGTAAGCACGTAAACATCCTTTCCACAATCGCCCACCTGGCCCCTTTGCTTGGACTCCTCGGAACGGTCTCGGGTATGATAAAAATTTTCAACGTTATCTCGGTCCAGGGGGTGGGGAACCCTGCGCCCCTTGCCGGAGGGATCGCCGAGGCACTCATTACGACGGCATCAGGCCTGTGCGTGGCCATTCCCGCGCTGGTCTGTTATCGGGTCCTCAAGGACAAGGCGGATTCCTTGATCTTTGATATGGAAGAGAGTTCGATCAGGATCGTGGAGATCATGGAGCAATACGGCCATAAATCCAAGGGATGA